A genome region from Flavobacterium sp. includes the following:
- a CDS encoding LysM peptidoglycan-binding domain-containing protein, protein MKYYSTLFLLVFFVTCSAFSQGKAIKYTVSSGETVNQIAQKFKVTPFDIYELNPDARNGVKPNTVLLIPTGKSTDKKETAAKSTSSSKSTTHEVQPKETLYGIEKKYGLTDEALKAANPFLVTDGLQPGQTLTIPGKGSVAKPAATSEKKKEKGAEKYVFHDVQPKETKFGIAKQYGISVEELEKKNPEIVSSLPVGYRLTIKGTAPKTDNPAPAAVAKTEEPKKAAESKKAVSYMEYQVKPKETFYSLGRVFHLSQEELVALNPSLSEGVKEGMVLKVPAGYVAPQPIVAQSQPTEKTVQTSVEKPVEKAVERPVETSGGGIKIVDKVKSETVSADPEIVELTKKRGQNERKKVVLLLPFNLAKLQSDTTGMAARLKTDKFLNMTLDFYSGAMMAIDSAKTLKLPIDVSIYDSQETKTTSNISSLIAQNKLQDADAVVGPFYQNNAESTANSLRLYNVPVISPLSKDVANPIDNLYQTIPSNDVVRNAIFDYMRAKNGNIVAVVDKKKESVISYIKQNQKGVVFAGLTEAGGLDVANLKSLLLPTRMNYVVMETGNTAMIKSVIKALIDSQKTCQVQLVILEPNSTLDTDEINFDNLVQLKLMYPSVTRDSDDQTVSIFKKEYKLKNKVNPNTYATRGFDVTFDTMMRLVQGKTYQETTDLMTTQQVDNKFQFYKKEDGGHANKGVYILYYDSDLTLKEAN, encoded by the coding sequence ATGAAATATTATTCAACATTATTTTTACTTGTTTTTTTTGTAACCTGTTCTGCTTTTTCACAAGGGAAAGCGATAAAATACACGGTTTCAAGTGGAGAAACGGTTAACCAGATTGCTCAAAAATTTAAGGTTACGCCTTTTGATATTTACGAATTAAATCCGGACGCAAGAAATGGCGTAAAACCAAATACCGTTTTGCTGATCCCGACAGGAAAAAGTACTGATAAAAAAGAAACAGCTGCAAAATCGACAAGTAGCTCGAAATCGACAACGCATGAAGTTCAGCCAAAAGAAACCTTATATGGTATTGAAAAAAAATATGGACTTACAGACGAAGCCTTAAAAGCGGCAAATCCGTTTTTGGTGACAGACGGTTTACAGCCAGGTCAAACCTTGACAATTCCGGGAAAAGGATCTGTGGCAAAACCAGCTGCGACATCTGAAAAAAAGAAAGAAAAAGGCGCTGAAAAATATGTTTTTCATGATGTTCAGCCAAAGGAAACTAAATTTGGAATTGCCAAACAATACGGAATTTCGGTTGAAGAATTAGAGAAAAAAAATCCTGAAATTGTTTCAAGTTTACCAGTCGGATATAGATTGACCATAAAAGGAACTGCTCCTAAAACAGATAATCCTGCACCGGCTGCAGTTGCAAAAACTGAAGAACCTAAGAAAGCTGCTGAATCTAAAAAAGCAGTTTCGTATATGGAATATCAGGTAAAACCAAAAGAGACTTTTTATAGTTTAGGAAGAGTTTTCCATTTATCACAAGAAGAATTAGTGGCTTTAAACCCGTCACTTTCAGAAGGAGTAAAAGAAGGAATGGTTTTAAAAGTTCCTGCCGGATATGTTGCGCCGCAGCCAATTGTGGCACAGTCTCAGCCAACTGAAAAAACAGTACAAACTTCTGTAGAAAAGCCAGTTGAAAAAGCGGTTGAAAGGCCTGTTGAAACCAGCGGCGGAGGAATTAAAATTGTAGATAAAGTAAAATCTGAAACCGTTTCTGCAGATCCTGAAATTGTTGAATTGACTAAGAAAAGAGGACAAAACGAACGTAAAAAAGTGGTTTTATTACTTCCGTTTAATTTAGCAAAATTGCAAAGCGACACTACTGGAATGGCTGCACGTTTAAAAACAGATAAGTTTTTAAATATGACGCTTGATTTTTATTCTGGAGCTATGATGGCGATTGATTCGGCTAAAACATTAAAACTGCCAATTGATGTTTCTATTTACGACTCACAGGAAACTAAAACAACATCAAATATTTCAAGTTTAATTGCACAAAATAAGTTGCAGGATGCTGATGCTGTTGTTGGACCGTTTTATCAAAACAATGCTGAGTCTACTGCAAATTCACTTCGTTTGTATAATGTTCCGGTTATTTCTCCATTATCAAAAGATGTTGCAAATCCTATCGATAATTTATATCAAACAATACCTTCAAATGATGTAGTTAGAAATGCGATTTTTGATTATATGCGTGCTAAAAATGGAAATATTGTAGCTGTTGTTGACAAGAAAAAAGAATCAGTTATCAGTTATATAAAACAAAACCAAAAAGGAGTTGTTTTTGCTGGTTTGACAGAGGCCGGAGGCTTAGATGTTGCTAATTTAAAAAGCTTGTTACTGCCAACACGTATGAATTATGTCGTGATGGAAACGGGAAATACAGCGATGATAAAAAGTGTAATCAAAGCATTGATCGATTCACAAAAAACATGTCAGGTACAATTGGTAATTTTAGAACCAAACAGTACATTGGATACTGATGAAATTAATTTTGATAATTTAGTACAGTTGAAATTAATGTATCCATCGGTTACCCGAGACAGCGACGATCAGACGGTTTCGATCTTTAAAAAAGAATATAAACTGAAAAATAAAGTAAATCCAAATACTTATGCAACAAGAGGTTTTGACGTAACTTTTGATACGATGATGCGTTTGGTTCAGGGAAAAACTTATCAGGAGACAACTGATTTAATGACAACACAACAGGTTGACAATAAATTTCAATTCTATAAAAAAGAAGATGGGGGACACGCAAATAAAGGTGTCTATATTTTATATTACGATTCAGACTTAACTTTAAAAGAAGCAAATTAA
- a CDS encoding OsmC family protein, whose translation MTSKVTYLGDLRTSSIHIQSGSEIISDAPLDNNGKGEAFSPTDTVANALASCMFTIMGIKARDLNVELTGSTAEVTKIMNAEPRRIGAIEVVFELESNADEKSRIILERAAMTCPVFLSLSSEIEKKISFNWK comes from the coding sequence ATGACATCAAAAGTAACCTACTTAGGCGATCTAAGAACAAGTTCAATTCATATACAATCAGGAAGTGAAATCATTTCTGATGCACCTTTAGATAATAACGGAAAAGGAGAAGCTTTTTCTCCTACAGATACTGTAGCAAATGCGTTAGCAAGCTGTATGTTTACCATTATGGGAATTAAAGCCCGTGATTTAAATGTAGAATTAACCGGTTCTACTGCAGAAGTAACCAAAATTATGAATGCCGAGCCTCGCAGAATTGGAGCAATAGAAGTTGTTTTTGAATTAGAAAGCAATGCTGATGAAAAAAGCAGAATTATCCTGGAACGTGCGGCGATGACTTGTCCGGTATTTTTGAGCTTAAGTTCAGAAATAGAAAAGAAGATTTCATTTAATTGGAAATAA
- the nagB gene encoding glucosamine-6-phosphate deaminase: MKNKKNYIMLKSKIDKATGFEKRFENINTVVFENSTEASKEVAKEIAALIKEKQKEGKPCILGLATGSSPKGLYAELVRLHKEEGLSFKNVISFNLDEYYPMEPNSINSYVRFMKELLFDHVDILPENAHVPDGLLTKEQIADYCHEYEAKIEALGGIDLQILGIGGNGHIGFNESGSLQNSKTRLVALDHITRVAASKDFFGLNNTPRTAITLGVKKIMEAKRVILLAWGEGKANIVKKSVEDEVTNRVPASFLQEHDNAVFVLDKEASSKLTRINKPWLVEKIVWTDKLTRKAVLGLALDLKKPILMLTDADYIENGMSDLLADSGPAYDINIKIFNKLQNTITGWPGGKPNAEDTNRPERAEPAKKRVLLFSPHPDDDIISMGGTFMRLQEQGHEVHVAYQTSGNIAVADDEALRFARFVIDYNEKFGIKSEEADNIYQKAHTFLENKKNSEIDIPEVRYIKGLIRKGEARATSYFVGLPDEQIHFMELPFYETGTIEKKPIGQEDIQLTMDLIEKIKPHQIYAAGDLADPHGTHKVCLDAIFEAVKNLKPKPFMDDCWLWLYRGAWQEWGIDEVEMAVPMSPDQVLAKRHGIFKHQSQKDGVVFQGTDAREFWQRAEDRNRETAQLYHQLGLATYAAMEAFVRWHY, translated from the coding sequence CTGAAAAATAAAAAAAACTATATCATGTTAAAGAGTAAAATAGATAAAGCAACAGGTTTCGAAAAGCGATTCGAAAACATCAATACTGTTGTTTTTGAAAATTCAACAGAAGCTTCAAAAGAAGTAGCAAAAGAAATTGCGGCTTTGATTAAAGAAAAACAAAAAGAAGGCAAACCTTGTATTTTAGGTCTGGCAACAGGTTCTTCTCCAAAAGGACTTTATGCAGAATTGGTAAGACTTCATAAAGAAGAAGGTTTGAGTTTTAAAAACGTAATTAGTTTTAATCTGGATGAATATTATCCGATGGAACCCAATTCAATCAATAGTTATGTTCGTTTTATGAAAGAACTTTTGTTTGACCATGTTGATATTTTACCTGAAAATGCGCATGTTCCGGACGGACTTTTAACAAAAGAACAAATCGCGGATTACTGTCACGAATATGAAGCAAAAATCGAAGCTTTGGGCGGGATTGATTTACAAATATTAGGAATTGGAGGAAACGGACATATTGGTTTTAATGAATCAGGTTCGCTTCAAAACTCAAAAACCAGATTAGTAGCTTTAGACCATATTACGAGAGTTGCCGCAAGTAAAGATTTCTTTGGTTTGAATAATACGCCAAGAACGGCTATTACGCTTGGAGTAAAGAAAATCATGGAAGCCAAAAGAGTTATTCTATTGGCTTGGGGAGAAGGAAAAGCCAATATTGTAAAAAAATCAGTCGAAGACGAAGTAACCAACCGAGTTCCGGCTTCTTTTTTACAGGAACATGACAATGCTGTTTTTGTTTTGGATAAAGAAGCATCTTCAAAATTAACGAGAATCAATAAACCCTGGCTGGTTGAGAAAATTGTCTGGACAGATAAACTAACCAGAAAAGCGGTTTTAGGATTGGCACTTGATCTTAAAAAACCAATTTTAATGCTTACCGATGCCGATTATATCGAAAACGGAATGAGCGATTTACTGGCAGATTCTGGTCCTGCATACGATATCAACATTAAAATATTCAACAAATTACAAAATACAATCACGGGCTGGCCGGGCGGAAAACCAAATGCAGAAGACACCAACCGTCCTGAAAGAGCAGAACCGGCTAAAAAACGTGTATTATTATTTAGTCCGCATCCGGATGATGATATTATCAGTATGGGAGGAACGTTTATGCGTCTGCAGGAACAGGGACATGAAGTGCATGTGGCGTATCAGACTTCAGGAAATATCGCTGTTGCGGATGATGAAGCACTTCGTTTTGCAAGATTCGTGATTGATTATAACGAGAAATTCGGAATCAAAAGCGAAGAGGCTGATAATATTTACCAAAAAGCACATACGTTTTTAGAGAATAAAAAGAACAGCGAAATTGATATTCCGGAAGTTCGTTATATAAAAGGTTTAATCAGAAAAGGGGAGGCTAGAGCAACAAGTTATTTTGTTGGTCTTCCGGATGAACAGATTCATTTTATGGAATTGCCTTTTTACGAAACGGGAACAATTGAAAAGAAACCAATCGGGCAGGAAGACATTCAGCTCACAATGGATTTGATCGAAAAAATTAAACCGCATCAAATCTATGCAGCAGGGGATTTAGCAGATCCGCACGGAACACATAAAGTTTGTCTGGATGCTATTTTTGAAGCTGTTAAAAACTTAAAACCAAAACCATTTATGGATGACTGCTGGTTATGGCTGTACAGAGGAGCTTGGCAGGAATGGGGAATTGATGAAGTCGAAATGGCGGTGCCAATGAGTCCGGATCAGGTTTTGGCCAAACGCCACGGAATCTTCAAACACCAATCTCAAAAAGACGGAGTTGTATTCCAGGGAACAGACGCAAGAGAGTTCTGGCAGAGAGCCGAAGACCGAAACAGAGAAACTGCACAATTGTACCATCAGCTTGGTTTAGCAACTTATGCTGCGATGGAAGCTTTTGTGAGATGGCATTACTAA
- a CDS encoding DUF3820 family protein: MEQDKKQLIKLAHTKMPFGKYEGRYLIDLPEYYVVWYHNKGFPKGELGQQLQLIYELKLNGLEELIRNIKKQYPKGNS; encoded by the coding sequence ATGGAACAAGACAAAAAACAACTTATAAAATTAGCACACACCAAAATGCCTTTCGGGAAATATGAAGGACGTTATTTAATTGATCTTCCGGAATACTACGTCGTTTGGTATCATAATAAAGGTTTTCCAAAAGGTGAATTAGGACAGCAGTTACAGCTTATTTACGAATTAAAATTAAACGGTTTAGAAGAGTTAATCCGAAATATAAAAAAACAGTATCCGAAGGGTAATAGTTAA
- a CDS encoding phage holin family protein yields the protein MKKYFQPSKTGESESKLAIILAVLAIIFVLIPHLAFTILYIVLAVFAIILGAVGLSQAKKANISTSIAKIGMWMGIGLIFIPLIIYFSIFFAAKSDYLRNKMSQDKVEAIREDMKRHRDSVMKTEKIIQDTTQVQNK from the coding sequence ATGAAAAAATATTTCCAGCCTTCAAAAACAGGAGAAAGCGAAAGCAAACTAGCCATAATACTAGCTGTATTGGCAATTATTTTTGTTTTAATTCCACATTTAGCTTTTACAATTCTTTATATAGTATTGGCTGTTTTTGCCATAATTTTGGGAGCAGTTGGTTTATCTCAGGCAAAAAAAGCAAACATTTCAACTTCGATTGCTAAAATTGGAATGTGGATGGGAATTGGACTGATTTTTATTCCATTGATAATATATTTTTCTATCTTTTTCGCTGCTAAATCTGATTATTTGAGGAATAAAATGTCTCAAGATAAGGTAGAAGCTATAAGAGAGGATATGAAACGCCATCGCGATTCTGTAATGAAAACTGAAAAAATAATTCAGGATACTACTCAGGTTCAAAATAAATAA
- a CDS encoding CTP synthase, whose protein sequence is MNQTKYIFVTGGVTSSLGKGIIAASLAKLLQGRGYRTTIQKFDPYINVDPGTLNPYEHGECYVTDDGAETDLDLGHYERFLNVPTSQANNVTTGRVYLSVIEKERRGEFLGKTVQVVPHITNEIKDRMQLLGKSGDYDIVITEIGGTVGDIESLPYIESVRQLVWELGENNGIVIHLTLVPFLAAAGELKTKPTQHSVKTLMESGIKADILVCRTEHELSQELRQKLALFCNVKKEAVIQSIDASTIYEVPNLMLEEGLDVVALKKLDLPKKASPDLKNWNTFLKRLKSPKQTVNIGLVGKYVEMQDCYKSILEAFIHAGAANETKVNVISIHSEHINADNVEEKLGTLDGVLVAPGFGERGIEGKIEAVRFVRENNIPFFGICLGMQMSVIEYSRNILGYAEANSTEMNEKTSHPVVSLMEEQKNVTDKGGTMRLGAWKCDIKPNTLAHKIYGEITISERHRHRYEYNNKYADELQKAGLKASGVNPDTGLVEIVELENHPFFIGVQYHPEYKSTVANPHPIFVNFVAAAVNAHKK, encoded by the coding sequence ATGAATCAAACAAAATATATTTTTGTTACAGGCGGTGTGACTTCTTCATTAGGAAAAGGAATCATTGCAGCATCTTTAGCAAAATTGTTACAAGGAAGAGGATATCGTACAACTATCCAGAAATTCGATCCGTATATTAACGTAGATCCGGGAACATTAAACCCTTATGAGCACGGAGAATGTTATGTAACAGATGATGGTGCTGAAACAGATTTAGATTTAGGTCACTACGAGCGTTTCCTTAACGTTCCTACTTCTCAGGCAAATAACGTTACTACAGGAAGAGTATATCTTTCAGTTATTGAAAAAGAAAGAAGAGGAGAATTTTTAGGAAAAACGGTTCAGGTTGTTCCTCATATTACAAACGAAATCAAAGACAGAATGCAATTGCTGGGTAAATCTGGCGATTACGATATTGTGATTACTGAAATTGGCGGGACTGTTGGTGATATTGAGTCTTTACCTTATATAGAATCTGTACGTCAGTTAGTTTGGGAGCTAGGAGAAAATAACGGAATTGTTATTCATTTAACTTTAGTTCCTTTCTTAGCAGCAGCGGGAGAATTAAAAACAAAACCGACTCAACACTCTGTTAAAACTTTGATGGAGAGCGGTATTAAAGCCGATATTTTGGTTTGTAGAACAGAGCACGAATTGTCTCAGGAATTACGTCAGAAATTAGCTTTATTCTGTAATGTGAAGAAAGAAGCAGTTATTCAGTCTATTGATGCTTCTACTATATATGAAGTTCCAAATTTAATGCTTGAAGAAGGATTAGATGTGGTAGCTTTAAAGAAATTAGATCTGCCTAAAAAAGCATCTCCAGATCTTAAAAACTGGAATACTTTCTTAAAAAGATTAAAAAGTCCAAAACAAACTGTAAACATTGGTTTAGTTGGAAAATACGTAGAAATGCAGGATTGTTACAAATCTATTTTAGAGGCATTCATTCATGCAGGAGCTGCAAACGAAACAAAAGTAAACGTAATTTCTATTCACTCAGAGCATATTAATGCTGATAATGTTGAAGAGAAATTAGGAACTCTGGACGGAGTTTTAGTTGCTCCGGGATTTGGTGAAAGAGGTATTGAAGGAAAAATCGAAGCAGTACGTTTTGTACGTGAAAACAATATTCCTTTCTTCGGAATTTGTTTAGGAATGCAGATGTCTGTTATTGAATATTCTAGAAATATTTTAGGTTACGCAGAAGCCAATTCAACAGAGATGAACGAGAAAACGTCTCATCCGGTTGTGAGTTTGATGGAAGAACAGAAAAATGTAACCGATAAAGGTGGAACAATGCGTTTAGGAGCATGGAAATGTGATATTAAACCAAATACGCTTGCACATAAAATTTATGGTGAAATTACAATTTCAGAGCGTCACCGCCACCGTTATGAGTACAATAACAAATACGCTGACGAATTACAAAAAGCTGGTTTAAAAGCTTCTGGAGTAAATCCTGATACTGGATTGGTAGAAATTGTAGAACTTGAAAACCACCCATTCTTTATTGGTGTACAATACCATCCGGAATACAAAAGTACAGTAGCAAATCCGCACCCTATTTTTGTAAACTTTGTAGCAGCTGCTGTAAATGCACATAAAAAATAA
- the yidC gene encoding membrane protein insertase YidC: MEEKKLDLNSIIGFVLIFGILIWIMYQNKPSEKEIAAEKAKKELVAKQEAQAKADKAKTAVVPTAAVTPGDTVQLAQLQKTLGGFAYSATLPSAKETFTTIENEKVKLKIANKGGYIVEATLKEFEKFRKGSGELVELIKNNNSNLNLQLLTTDNRTLNSKDLYFEPTLEKVGADQVLTMRLKAGANEFLEYKYVLKPNDYLVGFDIRSQGLNKVLNSAKPLNLQWDLKTYRNEKSVSYENRYAEIYYNYEEGKESYVGQGDHKEETPDKVDYIAFKQHFFATILKTNTTFEKADLVSENLVKDDKIDTVFTKQFKATVPLAFTNGEIDYKMHMYFGPADYKTLKAYDKNFEKIIPLGWGIFGWINKLIFVPLFGFLSSTIGLSLGIAIIIFTIIIKLAMSPITYKSFLSQAKMKVLRPDINELGEKYKKDPMKKQQETMKLYNKAGVNPMAGCIPALIQLPFMYASFQFFPAAFELRQKGFLWADDLSSFDSVVKLPFHIPLYGDHISLFPILAAIAIFFYMKMTSGDQQMAAPQQEGMPDMAKMMKIMIYVSPLMMLIFFNSYGAGLSLYNFISNLITIGIMFVIKNYIVDSEKIHAQIQENKLKEPKKPSKFQQRLQEVMEQQEAAKKAQNKKK, from the coding sequence ATGGAAGAAAAAAAATTAGACCTTAATTCAATCATTGGTTTTGTATTGATATTCGGAATTTTGATTTGGATCATGTACCAAAACAAACCTTCTGAGAAAGAAATTGCTGCTGAAAAAGCCAAGAAAGAATTAGTAGCTAAACAAGAAGCTCAGGCAAAAGCCGATAAAGCAAAAACTGCTGTTGTACCAACTGCTGCTGTAACGCCAGGTGATACAGTTCAATTAGCACAATTACAAAAAACATTAGGCGGTTTTGCATATTCTGCGACGCTTCCTTCTGCAAAAGAAACTTTTACAACTATCGAAAACGAGAAAGTAAAACTTAAAATTGCTAATAAAGGTGGTTATATTGTTGAAGCAACTTTAAAAGAATTCGAAAAATTTAGAAAAGGTTCAGGAGAATTAGTTGAGTTAATTAAAAACAATAATTCAAACTTAAATTTACAGCTTCTTACAACAGATAACAGAACTTTAAATTCTAAAGATTTATATTTTGAACCAACATTAGAAAAAGTTGGTGCAGACCAGGTTCTAACAATGCGTTTAAAAGCGGGAGCTAACGAATTTTTAGAATATAAATATGTTTTAAAACCAAACGATTATTTAGTTGGTTTTGATATTCGTTCTCAGGGATTAAACAAAGTTTTAAACTCAGCAAAACCATTAAACTTACAATGGGATTTAAAAACATACAGAAACGAAAAAAGTGTTTCGTATGAAAACCGTTATGCTGAAATTTATTATAACTACGAAGAAGGAAAAGAAAGCTACGTAGGACAGGGAGATCATAAAGAAGAAACCCCTGATAAAGTAGATTATATAGCATTTAAACAACACTTTTTTGCTACAATTTTAAAAACTAACACTACTTTCGAAAAAGCAGATTTAGTTTCTGAAAACTTAGTAAAAGACGATAAAATCGATACTGTTTTTACAAAACAGTTTAAAGCTACCGTGCCTTTAGCTTTCACAAATGGTGAAATCGATTATAAAATGCACATGTATTTTGGACCGGCAGATTACAAAACATTAAAAGCATACGATAAAAATTTCGAAAAAATCATTCCATTAGGATGGGGAATTTTTGGCTGGATCAATAAATTAATCTTCGTTCCTTTATTCGGATTCCTAAGTTCTACAATTGGATTATCTTTAGGAATTGCGATCATTATTTTTACGATTATCATCAAATTGGCTATGTCGCCAATTACCTATAAATCATTCCTGTCTCAGGCTAAAATGAAAGTTTTAAGACCTGATATTAATGAGTTGGGAGAAAAATACAAAAAAGACCCAATGAAAAAACAACAGGAAACAATGAAACTGTACAACAAAGCAGGAGTAAACCCAATGGCAGGATGTATTCCGGCGTTGATTCAGCTTCCGTTTATGTATGCATCGTTCCAGTTTTTCCCTGCGGCTTTTGAGTTAAGACAAAAAGGATTCCTTTGGGCAGACGATTTATCATCATTTGACTCCGTTGTAAAATTACCATTCCACATTCCGTTGTATGGAGATCATATCAGTTTGTTCCCAATTTTGGCAGCAATTGCAATTTTCTTCTACATGAAAATGACTTCTGGAGATCAGCAGATGGCAGCGCCTCAACAGGAAGGTATGCCGGATATGGCTAAAATGATGAAAATCATGATTTATGTTTCGCCATTAATGATGTTAATTTTCTTCAACAGTTATGGTGCAGGATTGAGTTTGTACAACTTTATTTCGAACTTAATTACAATCGGAATTATGTTTGTTATTAAAAATTATATTGTTGACAGTGAAAAAATTCATGCTCAAATTCAGGAAAATAAATTAAAAGAGCCTAAAAAGCCAAGCAAGTTCCAACAACGTCTTCAGGAAGTAATGGAACAGCAGGAAGCAGCTAAAAAAGCTCAGAATAAAAAGAAATAA
- a CDS encoding DUF4956 domain-containing protein: MGLNELIGRFLLLFFSILVLYFFSNRKDNETINPLMVIVGLCTFSLCYLFTKIEIGVGIGFGLFAIFSILRFRTQSFTVNAIIFLFATITLSILDIMYPFEKIEILLFFQIIIIGFYIAASVIVNRKASKYLNTVDVKIAFVSDFSLENGNIRKAIQEKINIQDFDFKILLVNTVTNEIDLLVFY, encoded by the coding sequence ATGGGCTTAAACGAACTTATCGGACGATTTTTATTGTTGTTTTTTTCGATTTTGGTTTTGTATTTCTTCTCAAACAGAAAAGATAACGAAACCATAAACCCGTTGATGGTAATTGTTGGGCTTTGTACGTTTTCGCTTTGTTACTTATTTACTAAAATTGAAATTGGAGTAGGAATTGGTTTTGGATTATTTGCTATTTTTTCGATTTTAAGATTTAGAACTCAATCTTTTACCGTAAATGCAATTATTTTTCTTTTTGCCACAATTACACTTTCAATTCTTGACATAATGTATCCTTTTGAAAAAATAGAAATACTTTTATTTTTTCAAATCATAATAATTGGATTTTACATTGCAGCTTCTGTTATCGTTAACAGAAAAGCTTCAAAATACTTAAATACAGTTGATGTTAAGATTGCTTTTGTCAGTGACTTTTCTTTAGAAAATGGAAATATTAGAAAAGCGATTCAGGAAAAAATAAACATTCAGGATTTTGATTTTAAAATCCTTTTAGTCAACACAGTTACCAACGAAATTGATCTTTTAGTTTTTTATTAA